The genomic DNA ATCCGGGGCTCACCTGCACCTGCGTGAGTACCCTTTATCTTGTGCTTTTGTCATAATCACGCAGTAATTCAATTTTCGACTGAGTCAATATTTGCCCGAGGATGGGTGGTCCTTTTCCCAGTTGCCACGCCGATCCGCCCAGCATCGACAAGCCGTGCGGAAGCAGTTTGCCGTGTATCCGTGAcatcgagagcgagagagaggaagaaaaaacggtGGACAACCCGCACATGTACGCTATCTGAAGAAGGTGTGAGCATTTAAGATAATGGGCCACCAACCGGGTTCATATTGATGACTTAATTTCGTAATTGTGCGAGCGCAGAAGGTGATCTCTTGCCGGGATGAgggcgttgtgtgtgtgttttgaatgaATTTGCTGTCTGCTTCTGGAGGTGAGAAGGCTTATGACTTGTTTATAATTACttctttaaataatttttcgtTCATTAGTGCTCGTGGAACGAAGCTTTTAGCTGCTTTCACTGAACTATGAgttaaaaacattcaaaacccATTCAGAAACAATTCTCAAACGGAAATGTGGCTGCGTACTTGACGCAGCCATTTTTCGAAAAAGCTTTCCAAGCATCTACGGGCGATACGGGCGACATCTAGCGGATTATTGTGTACGACTGATTTGTTTACACGAAAAACATGTAcaatttcgtttaaaaaagGGGATTTTCGGGAAAGAAACTTATGTGGAGcatgaaatgtttttcagaaATAGTAAAAATTCTCGAATTTCTTTAATTATTACGATTCCATGAGTATTTTCTCTGGGATGTACACTGACAGCATAATGACATTTCCTGAAACAGCTGTGATTTGAGGAAGCCGGCAGATTTTGACAGCCGAAAGTAAATAAACATTTCATAACATCCCATGTTTTTCCACAGTGTACAATAACCGATGAAATAATTAAGGAAAAGTACATTAATTATCCATTAAACAGTATCCTCGCGAATAAGCATCCTGCTATTCATCATCCAACGGGCTTCCAATGTTACACATACGCTATCTGGCTCGAAGGTAGTATGACACTTCAGTATGAAACACATTTCCTAACTAAACCCTTCCTTCCGCTCGCAACAGAATAATTCGAAATGAGCTACTGCAAACACGACTGTGTGCCATTGCCCCTGTTACAAACGTCCACCAGCGGCAGCTTCAATTCAGTGCGGCCCTATCCAAGCGACGAAAAACAGCCGAAGAAAAGCATGCGATTGAATACacaccgaagaaaaagaacaaaccACAAACATCCGGCGTAGTGGACATCTGGCGAAACATGATCGTGGCGGATCTTGCCCAATCGTGCCAGCTAGAGCTGGAGCACATCCAGGAGGTGATGCTGTACGTGAAGGGTGCCGGCAATATAGACGCCACCGCACGCCTTGAAGATCCGAAGATTATCAAGGATATTGCGGCCAAGTGCGGGTTTAAGACGAAGATTGTGGCCGCACCGGTTGTGGAGGAGGAAGTGTTGAAGGATCGTGATGTGGTACCGAGACCACCGCCAGCACCGGAAAACTTGAAGGAACGTCCACCGGTCGTGACTGTGATGGGTCATGTGGATCACGGGAAGACGACACTGCTCGATTCGTTGCGCGGGGCGTCAGTTGCGGCTAGTGAGGCGGGTGGTATAACGCAACACATCGGAGCGTTTACGGTGGAGCTGGACAATGGTGAGAAGGTTACGTTTCTCGATACACCCGGCCATGCGGCTTTTAGTGCGATGCGGGCACGTGGCGCTAATCTGACGGACATTATCGTGTTGGTCGTGGCGGCCGAGGATGGCGTTATGGAACAGACGAAGGAAGTGTTACGGTTGGCCAAAGAACTGTCCGTGCCGATCATTGTGGCGATAAACAAGATCGATAAACCGGGCGTCGATATCGACCGGGTGAAGAAGGAACTGTCGCAACATGGCCTCGCGTTGGAAGGCTACGGAGGAGATACGATTGCTGTGGGCATTTCCGCACTGCATGGCACGAATCTGGACGAGCTGACAGAGGCTGTGAGTACGCAGGCGACACTGATGGGACTGAAGGGAGAGTACACTGGTCCGGTGGAGGGCGTTGTGGTGGAATCGAAGGTAGATTCACATCGAGGGAAACTGTCCACTGCGATTGTTTCGCGAGGCACACTGCGTAAAGGAGCGATACTGGTCAGTGGACAGGCGTGGGCAAAGGTGCGCGGTCTGTTCGATCACGCAGGACAACCCGTTTCCGTGGTCACTCCGGGCATGCCGGTAGAAATTCTAGGCTGGCGTGAGCTGCCCTTGGCAGGAGATATGATTCTGGAGGTAGAATCGGAAAAGATGGCCAACTCGGTGCTTCGGTGGCGTGCGAACCAAGCCATGAAGGAGAAGGCGCTGAGCGATGCGGAAGCGATCAACCTGAAGCGCAAGGAGCACGACGAGCAGTATCAGGCAGAACGGGAAAAGGCTCGTCTGTCCGGCTTTTATCGTCGCAAGCAGCAAGGACCACGACAAAAGGAAGCAACTCCGGACGATGGAAAGCCACGCATCAACGTGATCGTAAAGGGCGATGTGCACGGCTCGGTGGAAGCCATTCTGGACGTGTTGGAAACGTACGACGATAACGATCGCTGCCGGCTGGACGTGATACACTACGCCGTGGGTGATGTGAACGAGAGCGATCTCGAGCTGGCCCGATTGTTTGACGCGATCGTGTACGCATTTTCGGTCAACGTGCCTAATAAACCGACGAAAGAAGTTAACATTCGACCGGTGAACATCATCTACCGGTTGGTGGATGATCTGAAGAAAGAGATCAACGCTAAGCTGCCCCTGGTGGACGTGGCGGAGGAAGTCGGTGAAGCGAACGTACAGCAGCTGTTCGACATAAACGAAGGACGGCGGAAGGTGACCGTGCTCGGGTGTCGATGTACGAAGGGATTGCTGAAGAAGTCGCTCAAGTACAAAGTGAAGCGCAACGGAGAGCTGTTGGTGGACGAGCTGAGTCTGGAATCGATGCGACACCTGAAGAACGAGGTGGACAGCATCAAGAAGGACGTCGAATGTGGGCTACGCTTAAATGATCAAACGATCGAGCTGAAAGCGGGCGACACGATCGTTTGCTACCAGATCAACCGGGTACCGCAGCAGACCGAGTGGGATCCAGGATTCTAGAGCAGGATTGGATTCGAATGTTGGCTAGAGAATTAGTTAAGCGTAAAGAAAAGTTACGAAAGAAGAAATGTTAAGAATAAAACAGGTCTAAACAGCACTGAAAACGTTTACATTTTGTTGACTTTAGTAAGCTCAATGAGAGCATAGAAGCTTCACATAAAAGCTCTGGCAGTTCCCGCATAAAAGCATAACGTGGCCTGGCGGTTCTTGTGTGGAACATTGCACACAAGTAGATGGATTGTAAGCAAGGAGCATAATAAGGTTCTCTTAACCCTTGTGTCTATCGAAGGTTTGCTGAGTTTATACGAATGAAAactttaaatttgaatttgtatctacaatttgcatttaattaaGTTTAAATTAGTTTATAGTTGTTTGTATGCTTCTCCCTAGAAATCGGTTTTTATTCGATAGGAACGGCCTGATCATATTGCTTGAACCTAAAATACAAGACTGCAAATCACATTGGTTTGGACGATCTGTAGATTATGATACCGTCATCCAAATTGAAATCCAAAAAATCTTAACTTTTAAATGTAAAGCGCATTCAGTATTGATCGCCTATTCACGCAACATGTATGAAACACGTTTTTCCAAGCCAGTCCCGTTTTCCATGCTTCCGTAAACACTTCCAAGAAATAACACCCTCCACAGTTTGATTGTTGATTTGTCGTTACGGGCCAGCTCATTAACTTATCGGCTTCGAACGGCGCGAGGTATCGGCCGATGAAGACATCCACTGGCAGCGTTCTTCACACGTGGCCTAAAGACTTTCCATCGCACTGCGGGAGGTACAACAAACCCTCGGGGAAAGTACAAATCAGTTCCCTCGGTTTCCCAGGCCGAGAAACTCCTTCGGCGTTTCGGGGCTTTTCGATAACGCGAAGGGGGCATCATATTTAACACGGAATTATCGGGTAAGTGGTGTAACGTTAAGTAATGCATGCCCGTAAATAGCTTTCCCcggcgtgtgtgcgtgtgtgtgccgctGTTCTAAAacacattttccctttttctttccctgtAGCGGCTGAAGACCGACCGGTTGATAGTTGCTCGTCAGCATCCATTAATTTCCATGCGggataaaaacaaacagtagAAGAAGTTgctacatgtgtgtgtgcgtttgtgtctGTGGTTGGCTGGCAGGAGAAGAGGTCGAGCCGTTCCCCGATGGTGGTATGCAATCGGTTCTTTTCCTCATTCTCGGCACTGTCGGGCTATTACTACGCCACAGCCATCGCAGCTACATGCAGCAGCTCGATGCACACTGTGCACCAACACACACCAACCATCGGGGTGTGTTTACGAGCCAGCTGGGACATGCTGGGCGATCCGAGCACCCGAGCAGATTCCCGAGATTTCGTCAGCCCGGTGCGTCGTTACCTTGAACCacttggctggctggctctgGCCCCACCGGGGGAGGAAAAGATGGATGGTGTGGTAGCGGAATGTGTAATTTTCCGACCAGATGACTCCCGCCCGGCAGCAGCCAGAATCAATAGAAAGAGAAAGGTCGCGCAGAAAAGAATCGGCAAACCCGCAAAGAACCCAATcacaccgaaccgagcgcCAACAGAGAGCAACCCGCACGAGACTGCTTTTCGAGACATATCCCGCAAGTACAATGGTGGCAATTTGGAAGCAGTACTAGCGCGGACTCGGACGCGAATAGTAGGAAGATGCACGTGAGGCCCATCCATGTGCTCGCTACCGGGGGAAAACATGATAGGAATGCCATCCACCAGCTGCAGTTGCAAGTTGGACCCAGGCATcaggcagcaacaacaactagTACATCACATCACAAGACGAAGAATCCAACGCACCAATCCCCGTAGTGCACAGTCCACCAGTCCGGACGAGCGGTTATAGATCAATCATTTCCGTCCGTTTTTGGCCGGGCCGGTGATGGTAGGCTGTAGGTTCgggcggttttttgttgttttccaacATTGTTGTTGGCCCGTGCAGGAAGCTCGATTGATTCGTCCGGAATGTTGGACAGATTGGACACGACTATGGTACGCAAGTGCGCGAATGGCTGTGAAAACCCACAAGACTCTTTGGCGTGGATGCGCTTCGTGTGGATGTACACAAGAAGAATGACAACGTGGTCGTGTTTGTAGAGCCGTAGTTTCGCTTTCCATCAGCAAACAAACATATCTCCGGTTGAACGTTTGCATCGAGGCGCAATGGTTGACAGCCCCGGCAGAGGAACACGcgagaacagaaaaaagggttAAAAACACTCCAAAGGTCTTGGAGCAGATGATGAAACGCCGGGGGAACGAATCGAATGATGGAACGATAACGAATCGATCCGGTCGCCGCAATGGTTGGAGAAGCGCATCGGGAGAAGACCACAGCGCCATTGCACCAGTGTACGGCTATGGATACATATTAATAATTGGAAATAGCGAATGAATTAGCATCAAACGCCCTCTGCCGGGTATTTCATCAATGTTGGTGTGCTACAAACTTGAAATGCGTCTACCGCCCGTTCGTGGCTCGAGCCTCCAAACATTTAGATGTTGTAGAATAAATCATCGAGCAGCAACACCTTCCAGAAGATCTAGATACAGTTGGTACACGTAATTATACGTTTCACACAGGGCGATGCGCATGTTTAGGACGGCGATTCTGAAGCCACAGGAATGAACAGCACATGGCGAAGAAAATGCACCAAAATCCGGAGCATCAAGCTGGCGATGCCGCTTCCTACAAATCGCTGCTGCTCTTTCACGGATGCGGATGGAGCAGCAAGATTGGGGAAGGTATTTTCACTCTACTCAATCTCCAACCCCCGGTCTGTTGTGTTTGTCATGTTTGGGTGTTCCGACTGTTCGACTTGGTGGAGGACCGCCTGCACTCCAGATTCTTCGATGCTGATGTTTGCTCTTGAAGAATGCATTTCTTGATGGACGGATGGGATGGTTCCCGCGCCACACCGTAATGGTTCTGGTtgggttggtgtgtgttttcttttatttttgcttacaTTTTCCTTCCGCTAATGGAGTGCTATAAAATTGAGttaatgaaagagaaaacttGAGAAACGATGCGCTGCACTGATGTTCTTTCGCAACACGTCCGCTTGCGTCCGTCGGCAGCATCTGGAGCATTTTTTGGGTGAAGTGTTCTAGATTCCAATCGACGTGCCCCGGGATGGGTaatggttttttgtgtttcgctgGAAGCCACCTGAAAGTTTTGATTTACTTGGGCCAAAACCCCATTCCTAGGACATAAACACGTGGTACAGGCAGCAACTTCCGCGTGGAAAAGCGTAAGCTTGCGTTGTCCACTGTGAGTAgcataaaaaagaaacgaaactcCAAGGCGGATGCTTTCGCTCTAAACGGCGACTCTATCCCGGCGGCCCGAGCTGGTTAGTTCATGCGGTACTTATCCACCCATGAGCTGAAGATTTCGTGACGAAGGGTGCCATGGTGTGGTTCGGCTTTATCAGCTGCCACTTCCTGTTCGAGCTGCTAGTGGTCAGCACGCGTGGTAGTGGAAGCTAGCcttctgctactgctgctgctgctgctgctgattgtgtGCTGCGGCTGACGAGTTGacctaaaaataaagcaacagTCCGCCCGTTGGAAACACCGGAACGGAAAAGTTTATCAAAATATTCTTCTTTCCGCTcccgaaaaaagaaacggcGATCAAAGAGCACgagaaggaagagaaaaagcaGGCGTGAAGGATTATTTCGACACGAGGTTAGCAGGCGAAGCAGTTTTTGGGAGCTAGAAATCTTACTTCGATTAGCTCAACATAGCGTGGTATATGCTTTGGGAAGGAGATCTCCAATCGATCGACACGATCGAAAATTAACCTGAGGAGAATCGGCAGAAGATGGAAGTTCCCATGCAGTCAACCTAAGTCGTTGTACCTCCAAAGCATTCGGCCCTGGGCAGCGATTTGAACAGTTTTAGATACATTGTAAGGATAAGCATTTCCCGTCCACTTCCACACGCATGAATCGGGGGAGTCTGCAAAGCCATCCGAACGCAACGCTTGTCACGCGTTATCAGCTGCTACACACATCTGCAAGCAAGTCAGCAAGCACGCAAGGAAGAAAGTACCGCCCAAGGCAGGAACTTCGGCGATAACGTGCTGTTCCGCGGCCTTCGGAGAAGCTAAAGCTGACCAGTATCTTGGTCTCCGGCAATGAGTTCACAGCCAGCGCGTGATAAAGAACGGCAAAGCCTTAAACGCTTGACACAATGGCTTGGACATGATGGCTAACGATGTCGCTTGCCAACTCCCAGCAGCAAATGATCAATGAATCGAGAGCGAAAAGAGCACAAGGCCTCGGTGGATGGATCGAGTTGGTGTGCCTCGAACTTTGAAGTAGGACAAACTAGAACACTCACATAAACACTGTTGCCCCCGCTGGCTGGCCAGCGACACTTGTGGATCACCTCACACCTACCAGTTTGTCGCGATCCGATTTCGATTCCGGCACGGACCATCACAACAGATCTTCGCATCCAAGCAAGGTCGCCCACATGCTCGCAGTACTCAGACTTTCTTCTGCTGTCTGCTTTCTCTGGGGCTGAGGGCAATGGCAGACACGTTGATCCCACAGACTGGGCATGGAATGTGGAAAAGGTGAGTAGGATTTGGGGTGAAATTATGCCGAGAATCTTGCACAGACGACATCGACATGTGGGATTCTGTGCAGTGGGTTTTGATGGTGTTGTTAAATGGCCCGCTTCTTGGGTGAGCTGGGAAAGAGTGTCTTTTTACAGTGATGATGTAGCTCGCAATGCATGCTGAAAGTAAGCTGAAGTTCAGAATCAATTCTTATCAGTACAGTTACAACTAACAGGTGAAGTAGAACAATAAAGCTATTTTGAGCCTGCTGGAGATATTCTGAGCTAGTCTAACGATAGTTCTCTTTGGACCTGAGTTCTTGACTTGGTTATCCAATCAATTGAATACTGGAGCAATTGCTACCCAAGCACACCTGCACGATCCCAGTCGCAATTGTCCACAGTTCTAAAACGCAAAATAGGCGTCCCTACTACTGTCACAACCAGAAAGAAAAGCATAATCTATTATTGCCTACCATCCATCATGCATCACTGGAGACGACGCTGGAGTGTCCTTCCTGCGCCGCAGGGTCATCGCAGCAGCACGCTAACCTGTTGATATGTTGGTCAACCGTTAGCTTAATTGACCGTAAACTGATCGAAAGCCATAAATCTTTTGCTGCCATAACTCGCgttctctcttgctctctctctagctCGTCCGCGCCGAAGTTAACTCATTCCGCGCGCGCGTTTCCACACCGCAAAGTTTGAAGATAGCCCTCCCCCGGTGACATATGCGCCGGAACATGCAATAAAAGGTTGTAATTGATACCGGGATAACGATCCCGGGCATCGGGGAGAGTAGAAAAGATTTAATTTTCACTTGCTGTGGAGCTCCCTAGCTGCAATTTTCTATGTCCGCCGGGTGTATGGATTGGAGTGGTCCGGGAGGTCGCGCGAAGGCACGGTAGgccataaaaatggagcaTTAGGGCGCGTGCCGGGATGACTTCATTCCGGGCTGCCGACGTTAGAGTTGACATTTGAGCTCTGGTGCCTCCTTCCCGGTGCTGGTTGCCCTTTACAGCTCATGTTGGTGCTGGTTAGTTTCGCGAACGCAGTGACCGTGACCGGTCGAACTCCCTCGATATAGCGTGACTTGACGCCGATGCTGACACACGCCGAACGGCCGCTGCTTAGAAAGTGTACGACCGCTGTCAAGAGTGCTTTTCCAAAAATCGGGCTCCCGGTGTGCTGCTGGAAGACCGCACTCGCGGCATTCCCGGCCAAAAATAACCAAAACGTAccctaaaaataaatacacgtCAAACGCCCGACTGAAGTTTGTAGCCGTGTGGTGGAGTTTCTCGAATTTAATAATCGAAGGTACCGTAAGGGCGTCTGGACGACGCCAACGGACCAGCGCTGCTGAGGTGAAGTTGTTTGTGGAGCCATGGAGTTAGTTTTGGTGCCTGTTTTTCGGCTTGATGCGTCGTTACGGCGCGGAACGGGTGACCATAAAATCTGTGTTCCTGATATTGGAAGGAAAATTCATCACCCTATGCAAACACGCCATGTTTTTCGCTCAGGGTTGCACGGGAAGTTGACGAACAACTGACGGGGTCGTCGTCGGTTGCCAGATGGTTGTGGAAAGCCGGCGAGCGAAGATTGGCAAGAAGCTGGTTCCAGGGCAGTGGCTTCCGagttttatgatttatttagcGAAATGTGAACAAATAAACTGGTGCATCCTCATGTCCGTGGCAGCCGTCCACAGAAAATATTGAGACGATGGAATTCACTATTTACCGTTCCGTGCCTATCTGCTCTAATTGTGAACATGGTAAACACATTCTGCACTTAGCGAGAATAATGTGGTGGAGTGTGGTGAAACTATAGCTTCGTCCCAACGTTATGGCACCATTAACAGCTCTAGGGTTTTAAAAGTTCGTTCAACGGTGAAGTTTTGCGAAACGAGCAAAAACCTTATTCCTTTAATGGGGAGTTAAGctacgcaaaaaaaaccctgctgAAAGATTAGTCTTCCTCTAGTGACGAATGTCAACGGTCGTTAAGCTAGGCTTGAATAAGTGCGTCAGTGAGCACGTGCTCACTGCTCTAGATCTTTCGCGGAGCATCAGTTTACTACCGTTTAAGAGAGACAGTGAAGAAATTCTGAGATATCTTGGGAACTTCACCAAGGAGATTATCTCAAGTGATCGCACGTGAGCCCACGTGAGAAGACGATCTTATCTCGTTGGGAAAACCCAtcgttctctctcgctctcggaAAATTCTGGAGAAACACCTCTGAATGTCTGAGAGCAAGAGTGAAAGTGCACCCCATACCAACACATCGATAAAAAGCGTGATCTCGGCTTGATCTTCTCGGGGGATCAAACACCAAGGGAAGATGATGCTgcctctgctgctgctcgtcgataATTTGGACGCGAATCGGCCCTTTTTCTCCGAAGTGCATACGGCATGGTCCCCGCACCACATGGTCGTCCGATCGTTGTCAAATTCCAGGGTTCCAGGGGCCCATCGCTGGGCCCTCGTTATGTCTGCCTGCTCTGGCCGAGCCCCGAACCAAGCCTCTCAAGCCGCCGGACCTATCTACGGGCAACACGAACGAAGACGCACCCAAGCTCTTCTCGCTCGTTGGTGTCTCGCCATGTCTCGGCCATGTGCGATCATCTTTCCTTTTCCAA from Anopheles stephensi strain Indian chromosome 2, UCI_ANSTEP_V1.0, whole genome shotgun sequence includes the following:
- the LOC118505185 gene encoding translation initiation factor IF-2, mitochondrial, whose protein sequence is MLHIRYLARRIIRNELLQTRLCAIAPVTNVHQRQLQFSAALSKRRKTAEEKHAIEYTPKKKNKPQTSGVVDIWRNMIVADLAQSCQLELEHIQEVMLYVKGAGNIDATARLEDPKIIKDIAAKCGFKTKIVAAPVVEEEVLKDRDVVPRPPPAPENLKERPPVVTVMGHVDHGKTTLLDSLRGASVAASEAGGITQHIGAFTVELDNGEKVTFLDTPGHAAFSAMRARGANLTDIIVLVVAAEDGVMEQTKEVLRLAKELSVPIIVAINKIDKPGVDIDRVKKELSQHGLALEGYGGDTIAVGISALHGTNLDELTEAVSTQATLMGLKGEYTGPVEGVVVESKVDSHRGKLSTAIVSRGTLRKGAILVSGQAWAKVRGLFDHAGQPVSVVTPGMPVEILGWRELPLAGDMILEVESEKMANSVLRWRANQAMKEKALSDAEAINLKRKEHDEQYQAEREKARLSGFYRRKQQGPRQKEATPDDGKPRINVIVKGDVHGSVEAILDVLETYDDNDRCRLDVIHYAVGDVNESDLELARLFDAIVYAFSVNVPNKPTKEVNIRPVNIIYRLVDDLKKEINAKLPLVDVAEEVGEANVQQLFDINEGRRKVTVLGCRCTKGLLKKSLKYKVKRNGELLVDELSLESMRHLKNEVDSIKKDVECGLRLNDQTIELKAGDTIVCYQINRVPQQTEWDPGF